The nucleotide sequence GGCAAGTTTGTCGGCAATGGCCTTGCCTATACCGCCACCGGCACCCGTGACCAAGGCTACTTTTCTCGATAGCGGTTTTTCTTTGGGCATGCGCTGTAGTTTGGCTTCTTCCAAGAGCCAATATTCAATATCGAAAGCCTCTTGTCGAGGTAGCGAGGTGTATGATGTTATGGCTTCTGCGCCCCGCATTACATTTATGGCGTTGACGTAAAATTCATTGGCCACCCGTGTGGTCTGTTTGTTCTTGGCAAAACTGAACATTCCCACTCCGGGTAAGATGATTATAACCGGACTGGCATCGCGCATGGCCGGGCTATTGGCCCTTTTATGGGTGTTGTAATAATCGGCGTATTCTTTCTTGTACTGCTCAAAGGCAGGTTTTAGTTGCCTAAGAACGGTATCGGTATCGGTAAAATCGGCATTGGCGTCAATGTCAAGGACCAAGGGTTGTATTTTTGTCCTCAGAAAATGATCGGGACAAGAAGTGCCCATAGGGGCCAAACGATCTAGGTCATTGCTGTTGATAAACTCAAGTACGACGTCGCTATCGTTAAAATGTCCGATCATCCTATTCTCCGAAGAGCATAGGCCACGAAGCAAGGGCATGAGCTGGGCGGCTTTTTCGGCCCGTTCTTTTTCGGGGAGGCTTCCTATTTTCTGCCCACCAAAAACACTTCCTTTTTCCTGTATTTTTTTCTCTATATATGCAGAAGCCATTTCAATGACCTCCAAACTGTTCATGTACGATTCGTAAGACGTATCGCCCCAAGTGAAGAGACCGTGGCTTCCTAAAACGATACCTCGAATACCGGGGTTGTCGGCAAGACATTTTTCCAATTGTAGTCCTAGATCGAAACCGGGCCTTTGCCAAGGAACCCAGCCCATGGTATCTCCCCAAATCTCTTTGGTCACTTTTTCACTGTCTTTTGCCGCAGCCACTGCAATGAGGGCATCGGGGTGCAAGTGGTCTATATGTTTAAAGGGGAGCAAGCCGTGCAAGGGCGTGTCAATGGAAGGGGCCTTGCTATCTAGGTCGTAGATGCAGTGGTTGAAAAGGCCTACCATGCGGTCTTCGTCCTCAAGGCCGCCGTATACGTCTTTTAAGTTTCTGAGTCGCTCGGTGTACAAGCCCGCAATTCCGGCCTTGGTCAAGGTGCCTATGTCTCCTCCCGAACCCTTGATCCACATGACCTCTACTTCCTCATTGGTGAGCGGGTCTTTCTCTATGGTCTTGCAGCTGGTGTTTCCTCCGCCATAATTGGTAATCCTGAGGTCAGCCCCAAGAATATTGGAACGGTACAAGAAGAGCGCAACTTGATCGTCTCCCAATTGGGCCGCTGTTTTATCGTCCCACAGATAATCTACATATTTGAATTGCCTAACCGAGTCGTTCATTTTTTATGATGTTTTTTTAGTTGAGGCTAAAGTAAAACAGTGTTACCGTGTTTCTATCCTGTACTGTACCGTAGTGGGGCTTTTTATTTTATACCGATCGTAAGGTGTGCGCTTTTACAATTTGTAAAATCAAATTCTTTTATTCTATATTTTTTTTTGAACTTCACCAAGATTTTATAATGTCCCTTTAAAATGGAAATGTTTAAACATATACAAATAGACGAACAATCGAGAATACCTAAATATAGGCAAATTGTCGATTCCATTATCCATAACATTTCTACGGGCAAGCTGAAAATAGACGAGAAAATACCCTCTATAAACAGTTTTAGTGAAGAATATTTGCTTTCAAGGGATACGGTCGAGAAGGCGTACAATATTCTTAAAGAGCGAAAGATAATCTCGTCGATTCGCGGGAAGGGTTATTACGTTACCAGGACCCAATTGATTTCAAAGGTCAACATCTTGTTCTTGATCAATAAGTTGAGTACCTACAAGATGCAGATTTACAATTCGTTTATCAATAGTATAGGGGCGAATTCCCATACGGACCTCCATATTTACCACTGTGATGATTCGCTCTTTTTGAACCTACTGGATAAGAACATAAGGGCCTACGATTACTATGTGATCATGCCGCACTTCAAGACCGATGATTTAAAGCACTTGAGTTTTACCGATGAAGCGGTCAAGGCCATTAACACCATACCTGATGACAAGCTCGTTATTATGGATAATAACAAGCTACAGATAAAGGGTAATTGTATTGAGGTGTATCAAGATTTTGAAAACGATATCTATAATGCCCTAAAAGATGGACTGCCCAAAATAAAAAAGTACCAAAAACTTGTACTGGTCTTTCCTGAAAGTTCAATGCACCCTTATCCAAGACGCATTCTTCACGGTTTCCGTAAGTTTTGCGCCGAGTTTTCCATAGCCTTTGAAATTTTAGGCGAAATATATGATGATATCATCCTGAAAAAAGGAGATCTCTTTATTACCATAGAGGAAACCGACCTTGTTAATCTCGTCAATCAGATTCGCGATAAGGAATTTGCCCTAGGGGAAGATATCGGGGTCATCTCATATAATGATACACCGTTAAAGGAGCTTTTGGGTATTACGGTTATTTCTACCGATTTTAAGATGATGGGGCAAACTGCCGCCCAGATGATCCTGAACAAGAAAAAAGGAAAGGTCAAGAATCCCTTTAACTTTATAGATAGGGAATCGGTATAGGCCTGCTTTCGTTTTTGTGTTTTGGCCGAATTGAAACGAATCCCTCCCATGCAGTACACTACAGGATAGTAAAGAAAAAATGCTTCATTAGTTTTAGGCTCGTAGAAGTGTAGTATTGCTGTGGTAAAGCCAAGGCGTAGCACATTTACACTAACTTAGAAGAAGATATGGATCGGCACAGGGCCGATTATCCTCTTTTTAAGAGCAAAAACTAAGCATATGACCGTAAAAACACTGAAAACCGACATCTTTTTTCTTTTCGTCTGTTGTGTTTTGCTATTGACATTCTCGTGTTCTTCCGATGCGAAGAAGACTAGTGTTGCCCTTGGTGCTGAACATCCGAAAATTGCAAAGTTAAAATTGCAATCGGGTTTCGCCGCGGAGCATTTATATAGTCCGGGAGACAATGGTATGGGAAGTTGGGTGGCCATGACCTTTGATAACAAAGGGCGGCTCATTACTTCAGACCAATACGGTGCCCTGTACCGTATGAAAATCTCACCGATAGGGTCCGATAATCTCTTGCCCGAAATCGAAAAATTGAAGATCCACACCGGTGAGCAGGTGGCCGATTCCATCATACAGATGGGCTACGCACAAGGCTTGTTATATGCTTTTAATAGTCTGTACGTTATGGTCAATCATAGGGGTGACGATGCATTTGAAAAGACCAGCGGTCTCTATAGGTTACAAGATACCGATAACGATGATCAATACGATAAAATAACCCTTTTGAAATCCCTAGAGGGGGCTGGGGAGCACGGCCCTCATAGTATCGTGCCTTCCCCTGATGGAAAATCACTTTACGTGATTGCGGGCAACCATACCGATTTGCCGGAAATGGATGGATACCGCCTTCCGAATAATTGGAAAGACGACAACCTTTTTCCACAGATAAAGGATCCACGCGGACATGCCAATGACCGTGGGGCGCCAGGAGGTTGGGTAGCCCATCTGGATCCCGAAGGAAAACGCTGGGAATTGGTAGCTTCCGGTTTTCGAAATCCCTTCGATTTGGCGTTCAATGACTTAGGGGATATGTTCGTTTACGACTCGGATATGGAATGGGATTTGGGTATGCCGTGGTATCGCCCGACACGTATCTGCCATGTGACTAGCGGGGCCGAGTTTGGATGGCGAACGGGTAACGGAAAGTGGTCGGCCGCTTATCCTGACAATTTACCTCCGGTACTGAATATAGGTCAGGGCTCGCCAACCAATGTCGTATACGGAAAAGGTGCCAAATTCCCTTCAAAATATCAAAACAGTGTCTTTGCCTTCGATTGGAGCTTCGGTATTATCTACGCGATAGAAATGGAACAAAAGGGCGCTTCGTACATCGGAAAGAAAGAGGAGTTTTTATCGGGAATTCCACTTCCCCTGACCGATGGGGTCATAGGTCCTGACGGTGCCATGTATTTTATGACGGGAGGAAGACGATTGGAATCGGATCTGTATCGCGTCTATTATAAAGACCAGGAATCTATTGATGCTTCGGATATTGTTTTGGAAGATACCAAGGAAAACAAGATCCGTAAAGAGCTGGAAACCTACCATGGGGAAGCAAAGGAAGGGGCCTTGGCCTTCGCTTGGCCTTACCTGAAGAGCAAAGATCGCTTTGTTCAATATGCCGCCCGTATTGCGGTAGAACACCAACCCGTTGCCACTTGGCAGGAAATGGTCTTTAAGGAGGCCGATGCGATTCGAAAAATACAGGGTGCGGTAGCTTTGGCCAGACAGGGAGATGCAAGCCAACGCGATCGTTTATTGAACACCTTGGTCAATATTGATTATGTGAGTCTTTCTGAGCAGCATCAAGTAGATTTGGTACGTGCCATTGAGCTTACCTTGTCGCGCTTCGGAAAGCCGAACGCCGATATCAAAAGAAATATCAGTGCGTATCTTTCGCCTCATTACCCGGCCGATACCGACGTGTTGAACCAGTTGTTGAGCAAGACCCTAGTGTACGTAGATGATCCTTCGGTGGTTTCCAAAACCTTGAGGTTGCTAGAGTCTGAAGAAGGGGAGAATGCCTCCGTTATGGCCAATACGGCCACCGATGCGGCGGACTTGATCTTGAGAAACCCCCAGTACGGAATGGATATAGCCGAAACGCTGAAAAATATGCCCTTGGCCCAACATACCTATTACGGTTTGGTGCTTCAGGATGCTACGACCGGATGGAACCCCCAACTAAGGGAAAAGTATTTCAAGTGGTTTTATAAGGCTTTTTCGTTCAAAGCGGGCCGTAGCTATATCGGTTTTATCGATAAGGCTCGGAAAAAGGCACTGACCCATGTAGCGGATAGTAAAAGGGAGTTTTACAACCAAATGTCCGGGGATTCCTTGCTTAGCAAGTCGGGGAACTCTTTGGCTTCAAGTGCCGTGCAACCTAAAGGTCCGGGCAAGAGATGGAAAGAAGAAGACATCGCCCCCTTGTTGGTCGATGGTTTACATAATAGGAATTTTGAAACGGGAAGGAATATGTTCTTGGCCACCAATTGTATCACCTGTCATAGTATGCGCGGCGAAGGTCAGAATATAGGTCCTGATTTGACGCAGGTCGGAACCCGATTTTCTCCCGAAGATATCCTAAGGGCCATTATAGATCCTAATGATGTGATTTCAGACCAGTACAATACAACCGTTTTCTCTTTAAAAGATGGCAACTCCATTGTGGGGAGATTGATCAGTGAGGAAGGGGCCGATTACAAGGTTTCCCAAAATCCGTATGCGCCCGAAATTATCAGGAGTATACCCAAAAATGAGGTGACCGATATGAAAATGTCTACGGTTTCCTTGATGCCACCGGGTAGCATTAACCGCTTGAGCGATGATGAGGTAAAGGATTTACTGGCCTATCTTATCTCTGGTGGGGATGCAAAAAACGAGATTTTTTCCAAAGAATAAAAAATTATACACAAATCGCCATTTCGTAGTGCGAAAAAGACATGCAAAATTCAGTTCTTGTAAAATATAAGAAGTCCGTTCAGGGCGTGATATCAAAAAGGAAGCAGGCCTTATACTTCTCCTTTTCGGGCAGCCGAACGCTTTTTGTTGTCCTAATGTCAGCGGTTTGTATAGGTCAGCTCGGATGTAAGGAAGTGCGTGGTTCGGGTGATGCCACTACCGAAAGGAAGGAAGAGGGCTTCGTTGAAATTTTCAATGGAAAGGATTTGGAAGGATGGGAAGGAAATCCGACGTATTGGAGGGTGGAAGATGGAAACCTGGTCGGAGAGGTAAGCCCTGAAACCCCACTGAAGAAAAACACCTTTGTCATATGGCAAGGCGGGCAAGCCGACGATTTTGAACTGCGCCTCGACGTAAAGATTACCGAATCGGGAAACAGCGGTATCAATTATAGAAGTGAACTCTTAGATTCCATACCTTATGCATTGCGCGGCTATCAGGCCGATATTGACGGTAAGAACAGGTATACGGGGCAGAATTACGAAGAAAGAAAAAGAACCACTTTGGCCTATCGAGGCGAAAAGGTAT is from Zobellia galactanivorans and encodes:
- a CDS encoding bifunctional rhamnulose-1-phosphate aldolase/short-chain dehydrogenase; amino-acid sequence: MNDSVRQFKYVDYLWDDKTAAQLGDDQVALFLYRSNILGADLRITNYGGGNTSCKTIEKDPLTNEEVEVMWIKGSGGDIGTLTKAGIAGLYTERLRNLKDVYGGLEDEDRMVGLFNHCIYDLDSKAPSIDTPLHGLLPFKHIDHLHPDALIAVAAAKDSEKVTKEIWGDTMGWVPWQRPGFDLGLQLEKCLADNPGIRGIVLGSHGLFTWGDTSYESYMNSLEVIEMASAYIEKKIQEKGSVFGGQKIGSLPEKERAEKAAQLMPLLRGLCSSENRMIGHFNDSDVVLEFINSNDLDRLAPMGTSCPDHFLRTKIQPLVLDIDANADFTDTDTVLRQLKPAFEQYKKEYADYYNTHKRANSPAMRDASPVIIILPGVGMFSFAKNKQTTRVANEFYVNAINVMRGAEAITSYTSLPRQEAFDIEYWLLEEAKLQRMPKEKPLSRKVALVTGAGGGIGKAIADKLAEEGANVVLTDIAKDRLQEALKTYGRDTASYAVCDVTKSDSIENAFKKACLDFGGVDIVVHSAGLAISKPLEETTEKDWDILQNVLVKGQFELAQKAVAIMRKQNLGGDFISIASKNGLVSGPNNVAYGTSKAAQQHMARLLAAELGSDQIRVNTVNPDGVIVGSKIWEGDWAEGRAKAYGISVEELPAHYAKRNLLNQIIYPADIANGVFALVAVLNKSTGNIINVDGGMANAFVR
- a CDS encoding GntR family transcriptional regulator, with the translated sequence MFKHIQIDEQSRIPKYRQIVDSIIHNISTGKLKIDEKIPSINSFSEEYLLSRDTVEKAYNILKERKIISSIRGKGYYVTRTQLISKVNILFLINKLSTYKMQIYNSFINSIGANSHTDLHIYHCDDSLFLNLLDKNIRAYDYYVIMPHFKTDDLKHLSFTDEAVKAINTIPDDKLVIMDNNKLQIKGNCIEVYQDFENDIYNALKDGLPKIKKYQKLVLVFPESSMHPYPRRILHGFRKFCAEFSIAFEILGEIYDDIILKKGDLFITIEETDLVNLVNQIRDKEFALGEDIGVISYNDTPLKELLGITVISTDFKMMGQTAAQMILNKKKGKVKNPFNFIDRESV
- a CDS encoding c-type cytochrome, which codes for MTVKTLKTDIFFLFVCCVLLLTFSCSSDAKKTSVALGAEHPKIAKLKLQSGFAAEHLYSPGDNGMGSWVAMTFDNKGRLITSDQYGALYRMKISPIGSDNLLPEIEKLKIHTGEQVADSIIQMGYAQGLLYAFNSLYVMVNHRGDDAFEKTSGLYRLQDTDNDDQYDKITLLKSLEGAGEHGPHSIVPSPDGKSLYVIAGNHTDLPEMDGYRLPNNWKDDNLFPQIKDPRGHANDRGAPGGWVAHLDPEGKRWELVASGFRNPFDLAFNDLGDMFVYDSDMEWDLGMPWYRPTRICHVTSGAEFGWRTGNGKWSAAYPDNLPPVLNIGQGSPTNVVYGKGAKFPSKYQNSVFAFDWSFGIIYAIEMEQKGASYIGKKEEFLSGIPLPLTDGVIGPDGAMYFMTGGRRLESDLYRVYYKDQESIDASDIVLEDTKENKIRKELETYHGEAKEGALAFAWPYLKSKDRFVQYAARIAVEHQPVATWQEMVFKEADAIRKIQGAVALARQGDASQRDRLLNTLVNIDYVSLSEQHQVDLVRAIELTLSRFGKPNADIKRNISAYLSPHYPADTDVLNQLLSKTLVYVDDPSVVSKTLRLLESEEGENASVMANTATDAADLILRNPQYGMDIAETLKNMPLAQHTYYGLVLQDATTGWNPQLREKYFKWFYKAFSFKAGRSYIGFIDKARKKALTHVADSKREFYNQMSGDSLLSKSGNSLASSAVQPKGPGKRWKEEDIAPLLVDGLHNRNFETGRNMFLATNCITCHSMRGEGQNIGPDLTQVGTRFSPEDILRAIIDPNDVISDQYNTTVFSLKDGNSIVGRLISEEGADYKVSQNPYAPEIIRSIPKNEVTDMKMSTVSLMPPGSINRLSDDEVKDLLAYLISGGDAKNEIFSKE
- a CDS encoding 3-keto-disaccharide hydrolase, giving the protein MQNSVLVKYKKSVQGVISKRKQALYFSFSGSRTLFVVLMSAVCIGQLGCKEVRGSGDATTERKEEGFVEIFNGKDLEGWEGNPTYWRVEDGNLVGEVSPETPLKKNTFVIWQGGQADDFELRLDVKITESGNSGINYRSELLDSIPYALRGYQADIDGKNRYTGQNYEERKRTTLAYRGEKVLVKGQTGHNTAVLRDNVKKNCWQSREVVESLGDSDSLKTKIRMEDWNHVRLVVQGNRLQHYVNGILMSDVTDNDSVNRKMSGYLGMQVHVGPPMKVAYKNIFLKEL